CGTGACCCTCATAGTCGGAAACGCGATGGCGGTGATACAGACCGACATGAAGAGGCTCTTCGCCTTCTCCAGCGTCGGCCAGATCGGCTACATCCTCCTGGGAATCGGAATTGGCCTCGCCGCGTACGGAAGCGACGTCGGTCAGGTTGCCCTTGCCGGAGCGATATACCACACCGTGAACCACGCGATAATGAAGGCCCTCCTGTTCCTCGTCGCGGGAGCGGTCATACACGGGCTCGGAACCAAGGACCTCAACGAGCTGAGCGGAATAGCCAGGAAGATGCCGGTCACGAGCTTCGCCTTCCTGGTCGGTGCGGCCGCGATAATCGGCCTCCCGCCGCTCAATGGATTCGCGAGCAAGTGGCTCATCTACGAGAGCTCGGCGCTCTTCAACCCGTTCCTCGCGGCAGTAGCCGTCATAGGCACGGCCTTCTGTACCGCCGCCTACATCAGGGTGCTCTTCACGTTCTTCGGAAGGCCGAGCGAGAGGGTCATGAACGCCAGCGAGCCAGGAAAGGCCATGCTCGTGCCGATGCTCATACTGGTGGCGGCAATAATCGTCATGGGACTCTTCCCATGGGCCATAAGCGACAAGGTCATGCTTCCGGCGGCAAAGACTCTGGAGAACATAGGGGCTTACGTTTCGGCGGTGCTGGGGGGTGCGTGAAATGTTTGGCTACTGGGATGCACTCTACTTCGTTTACGTCTTCGCCATAGGCCTGCTCATCTCGTACGCCCTCTACAAGTGGGCCGAGAGGTCAAGCACGGGGACGAGGAGAACCGGCGATGGAACGAAGATATTCCTCAGTGGTGAGGACCAGGACGAGGTTATTCCGCAGTTCGAGCACTTCCAGGGCTACGTCACCGGTAGGCACGTCATGTGGGGCCTCATAAGGGGAATCCACAGGATGTTCCTGGTCTTCCGCAGGGAGCACACCGGGCTGCTGAGCGACTACATCAGCTACCTGCTCGTCACGACCGCGATAATCGTGGGGGCACTGATAGTTTGGGGTTGAGGAGGTGAGATGAATGGCGATTAAGGTTACAAGGGCAGAGAGCAATGTCAGCTCAAACTCCCCGGAGCGCGAGAGGCTTGAGAGGGAGATATCAAAGCTCTGCAGGTACATAGGGCGCTCACCCTGGGTGTTCCACGTGAACAGCGGTAGCTGCAATGGCTGCGACATCGAGATAATAGCCGCACTGACGCCGAGGTACGATGCCGAGCGCTTCGGTGTGAAGCTCGTCGGAACGCCGCGGCACGCCGACATACTGCTCGTAACCGGGCCGGTGACCGACCAGAGCCTTGAGAGGGTCAAGCTGGTCTACGAGCAGACGCCGGACCCAAAAGTTGTCATAGCCGTTGGAGCCTGTCCCACCGGCGGAAGCGTGTTCTTCGAGAGCCCCTTCACCAACGCTCCGCTGGACAGGCACATACCGGTGGACGTCTTCGTGCCCGGCTGCCCGCCTAGACCGGAAGCGATACTCTACGGAGTCGTGCTCGGTCTGCAGAAGCTGATTGAGAAGATTGAGGGGGGTAAGAGATGAACGTTGACGAGTTCGTTAAAGCCTTTGGCGAGAGGTTCCCCGAGGCCGAGATAAGGGTGAGCGAGAACAGGATGCCCCACCCGAAGAGGCGCGTCTGGATCGAGATAGACGGGGAGAAGTTCCACGACGCCATGAAATTCATCAAGGAGCTCGACCCGAAGGCCCAGTTCTCCATCATAATCGGAATGGACGCCGGCGACAGACTGCTCGCCAAGTACCACCTGGAGATGTTCTGGGAGGAAGGGGAGAGCCTGTCGCTCGTCATAGGCACGAGCGTCCCCAAGGACGACCCCAAACTGCCGACGGTCACAGACATCTTCCCGAGCGCACTGCCATACGAGAGGGAGAACCAGGAGTTCCTCGGGCTGTTCTTCGAGGGAATCCCAGACCCAAGGAGGCTCTTCCTGCCCGACGACTTCCCGGAGGGAATCTACCCGCTGAGGCTCGACGAGACTGGCATCAAGCCGGAGATGGTGAAGAACGCAGGACACCCATACAAGATAGGGGGTGCAAAGAAATGAGGCCAGTTCAACAGGTTCACACTCACCCTGCGCCCGGAGGGCGCATTTCACGGGTGAACAAACGCCAGGAGAAAATTGAGGGGACACCCATTCGAAATAATGCGAGTATGGCAGTGAGAGGGTTTCCGCCAGCGCTTGCGCAAGCAAGGGCTGTGATGGTGAAGAACGCAGGACACTCCTATAGAATGGGGGGTGAAAAGAAATGAACGGAAAGCTTGAGTACTGGGTCAAGGTACCCATCGGACCTATTCACCCAGCACTGGAGGAGCCCGAGAAGTTCATCATCACGCTCGACGGAGAGAGGATAATCAACGTCGACGTCAAGCTCGGCTACAACCTCAGGGGCCTGGAATGGATAGCCATGAGAAGGAACTACATCCAGATCCTCTACCTCGCCGAGAGAATATGCGGAATCTGCTCCTTCTCCCACAACCACACCTATTCGAGAGCCGTTGAGGAGATGGCGGGCATAGAGGTACCCGAGAGGGCCGAGTACATCCGTGTGATAATCGGCGAGCTCGAGAGGATCCACTCTCACCTGCTCAACCTCGGTGTGGTTGGCCACGCGATAGGCTACGATACGATTCTGCATCTCAGCTGGCTCGCCCGCGAGCGCGTCATGGACATCCTCGAGGCCATAGGCGGTAACAGGGTCAACTACTCCATCAACACCATCGGCGGCGTGAGGAGGGACCTGGAGGAGAAGCACGTCAGAGCTATACTCGACATGATAGAGTACTACCGCAACGAGGTCATGCCCAAGATAGAGGAGATATTCCTCTACGATCCGACGGTCGAGGCCAGGCTGAGAGACGCCGGCGTTATCCCCAAGAGAATAGCCATCGAGTACAGTGCCCAGGGACCGACCGCCAGAGGAAGCGGCGTGAAGAAGGACGTCCGCTACAACGAGAGGCTGAGCGTCTACCCTGACCTCGGCGTGAAGCCGATAACCCCAAAGGAGTTCACCGGAGTCATCAAGGGAGACGTTTTCGACAGGATGGTCGTCCGCGTTGGGGAGCTCTGGCAGAGCATGGAGCTCATAGAGAGGGCCATAGACCAGATGCCGGGGGGCAAGATAAAGGCAGTTCCAAAGGACAACGCCCTCCTGTTCCAGCTCAAGAAAGCCGAGGGGGAGGGAATAGGCAGGTACGAGGCGCCGCGCGGAGAACTCATCCACTACGTCATGGGCCAGAAGGGCAGGGACGTTCCGGCGAAGTGGAAGATGCGTGAACCGACCTTCCCGAACCTGTTCGCGATAGCCAGGGCACTGGTAGGCGAGCAGGTGGCGGACGTTCCCGTCGCGATAGCCTCGATAGACCCGTGCCTGAGCTGTACGGATAGGGTCGCGGTTATCGATGCGAACACTGGGAGGAAGAAGATCCTCACCGAGAGGGACCTCCTTAAGCTCTCCATCGAGAAGACGAGGGAGCTGAACCCGAACGTTAGGGCAAAGCCTGAAGTTGTTGGGGTAGGCTGCCCAAGGGGTGGTGTCCTATGAACGTCCTCTACGCAACGCTCGGATTCCTGGGGATTTACGCTTACGTATCCTTCGCCTCACTGCTCTGGGGAGGCATAGACAGGAAGCTGGTTGCGAGGATGCAGCGCAGGATGGGCCCCCCGCTGCTCCAGCCCTTCTACGACTTCCTGAAGTTGGTGAGTAAGGAGTCAATAATCCCGAGGGACGCCAACAGGTTCTTCGAGCTGGCCCCGGTGCTGGCCCTCGCCACCTC
The window above is part of the Thermococcus sp. MAR1 genome. Proteins encoded here:
- a CDS encoding nickel-dependent hydrogenase large subunit; translation: MNGKLEYWVKVPIGPIHPALEEPEKFIITLDGERIINVDVKLGYNLRGLEWIAMRRNYIQILYLAERICGICSFSHNHTYSRAVEEMAGIEVPERAEYIRVIIGELERIHSHLLNLGVVGHAIGYDTILHLSWLARERVMDILEAIGGNRVNYSINTIGGVRRDLEEKHVRAILDMIEYYRNEVMPKIEEIFLYDPTVEARLRDAGVIPKRIAIEYSAQGPTARGSGVKKDVRYNERLSVYPDLGVKPITPKEFTGVIKGDVFDRMVVRVGELWQSMELIERAIDQMPGGKIKAVPKDNALLFQLKKAEGEGIGRYEAPRGELIHYVMGQKGRDVPAKWKMREPTFPNLFAIARALVGEQVADVPVAIASIDPCLSCTDRVAVIDANTGRKKILTERDLLKLSIEKTRELNPNVRAKPEVVGVGCPRGGVL
- a CDS encoding NADH-quinone oxidoreductase subunit B family protein — encoded protein: MAIKVTRAESNVSSNSPERERLEREISKLCRYIGRSPWVFHVNSGSCNGCDIEIIAALTPRYDAERFGVKLVGTPRHADILLVTGPVTDQSLERVKLVYEQTPDPKVVIAVGACPTGGSVFFESPFTNAPLDRHIPVDVFVPGCPPRPEAILYGVVLGLQKLIEKIEGGKR
- a CDS encoding NADH-quinone oxidoreductase subunit C encodes the protein MNVDEFVKAFGERFPEAEIRVSENRMPHPKRRVWIEIDGEKFHDAMKFIKELDPKAQFSIIIGMDAGDRLLAKYHLEMFWEEGESLSLVIGTSVPKDDPKLPTVTDIFPSALPYERENQEFLGLFFEGIPDPRRLFLPDDFPEGIYPLRLDETGIKPEMVKNAGHPYKIGGAKK
- a CDS encoding hydrogenase yields the protein MFGYWDALYFVYVFAIGLLISYALYKWAERSSTGTRRTGDGTKIFLSGEDQDEVIPQFEHFQGYVTGRHVMWGLIRGIHRMFLVFRREHTGLLSDYISYLLVTTAIIVGALIVWG